The Polaribacter sp. Q13 sequence CCGCAAATGGCGGTAAATAACTCATGCCACAAGAGTTTGCAGTTTGCTCAAAAGGTCTTAAAAACTGATTTACAGTAAACCCATTGGTACCTTTAGAACAATATATTTCTTTAGAACCACCTGTAGTTATTACATTTAAGCAAATTTTATCTTGTAAAGCATCTGCATTTGGCCCATACGCCCAACCAAATTCTAAAACCATATCAATCCACTGTTTCATTAAAGGCGGACAACTAAACCAATAAAAAGGATGATGCCAAATAATAACATCATGTTCTTTTAGCAACTCCTTCTCTTTAGGTACATCTATATGAAAATCTGGGTAACGTTCATACAAATCAATAAAGGTAACTCCTTCTTTATCTTTAATTTGATCTACCAGTATAGAATTTGCTCTTGATTTTTCGTACTTTGGATGCGAAAACAGAATTAATATTTTTTTCATGCTACTCGGTTATAAAGATAAATGTTGGTGTTTG is a genomic window containing:
- a CDS encoding NAD(P)H-dependent oxidoreductase, giving the protein MKKILILFSHPKYEKSRANSILVDQIKDKEGVTFIDLYERYPDFHIDVPKEKELLKEHDVIIWHHPFYWFSCPPLMKQWIDMVLEFGWAYGPNADALQDKICLNVITTGGSKEIYCSKGTNGFTVNQFLRPFEQTANSCGMSYLPPFAVMGTHHLSKEALADYANQYSKLIELLQQDFTIENCAERFFLNDIPELKTS